One Gemmatimonadota bacterium DNA window includes the following coding sequences:
- a CDS encoding nucleoside permease gives MIRAKLSLMMFLQYFIWGAWFVTLGTYLGQTLNFDGPQIGAAYGTMAIGAIIAPFFVGMIADRFFATQKILAILHLAGAGIIFWASQEPSFGRFYPLLIGYALCYAPTLALTNSLAFDNMQDPAKEFPLVRVLGTIGWIVAGQVVGQLGLEASAVPMQLAAGASVLLGLFSLALPDTPPHAAGKPLGVRDVLGLDALALMKNRSFAAFVLGSFLLCIPLQFYYAFTNLFLNEIGMVAPASKMTLGQVSEILFMVLLPVVLARFGTKVILLVGMAAWGARYLLFANGDTGGGAWMLYLGILLHGVCYDFFFVTGQIYVDQQAGLKVRAAAQGFLTFITQGVGYLIGSFASGLVVQQFVNSAGTGHDWHAIWLRPAVGAAVILIIFALVFRGEGEGKTA, from the coding sequence ATGATCCGAGCCAAGCTTTCCCTCATGATGTTCCTCCAGTACTTCATCTGGGGGGCGTGGTTCGTCACGCTGGGCACCTACCTGGGCCAGACCCTCAACTTCGACGGGCCGCAGATCGGCGCGGCGTACGGCACCATGGCCATCGGGGCGATCATCGCCCCGTTCTTCGTGGGGATGATCGCCGACCGCTTCTTCGCCACCCAGAAGATCCTGGCCATCCTGCACCTGGCGGGCGCGGGGATCATCTTCTGGGCCTCGCAGGAGCCGAGCTTCGGGCGGTTCTACCCGCTCTTGATCGGCTACGCGCTGTGCTACGCGCCGACGCTGGCGCTCACCAACAGCCTCGCCTTCGACAACATGCAGGACCCGGCCAAGGAGTTCCCCCTGGTGCGGGTGCTCGGCACCATCGGGTGGATCGTGGCGGGGCAGGTGGTGGGGCAGCTGGGGCTCGAGGCCAGCGCGGTGCCCATGCAGCTGGCGGCCGGCGCGTCGGTGTTGCTGGGGCTGTTCTCGCTGGCGCTGCCGGACACCCCGCCGCACGCCGCCGGCAAGCCCCTCGGCGTGCGCGACGTGCTCGGGCTCGACGCCCTGGCGCTCATGAAGAACCGGTCGTTCGCGGCGTTCGTGCTGGGGAGCTTCCTGCTGTGCATCCCGCTGCAGTTCTACTACGCCTTCACCAACCTCTTCCTGAACGAGATCGGCATGGTGGCGCCGGCCAGCAAGATGACGCTGGGCCAGGTGTCGGAGATCCTGTTCATGGTGCTGCTGCCGGTGGTGCTGGCGCGGTTCGGCACCAAGGTCATCCTGCTGGTGGGCATGGCGGCGTGGGGCGCGCGCTACCTGCTGTTCGCCAACGGCGACACCGGCGGCGGGGCGTGGATGCTGTACCTCGGCATCCTGCTGCACGGGGTCTGCTACGACTTCTTCTTCGTCACCGGGCAGATCTACGTGGACCAGCAGGCGGGGCTCAAGGTCCGGGCCGCGGCGCAGGGGTTCCTCACCTTCATTACCCAGGGCGTGGGCTACCTGATCGGCAGCTTCGCCTCGGGGCTGGTGGTGCAGCAGTTCGTCAACTCGGCGGGAACGGGCCACGACTGGCACGCCATCTGGCTCCGGCCCGCCGTGGGCGCGGCCGTGATCCTCATCATCTTTGCACTGGTGTTCCGCGGGGAGGGTGAGGGAAAGACGGCGTAG
- a CDS encoding DUF1080 domain-containing protein codes for MGGEASIALRAGGWTSLFDGRSTAGWRGYHQATVPAGWTVVDGALTRTGEGGDIITVGEYGSFELELEWQVAPGGNSGVMYRVTEEGEYSYHTGPEMQILDDAAHADGLNRLTAAGACYGLYAGPAGVVKPAGEWNTARIVVRGSQVEHWLNGQRVVSYELGSADWTAKVAASKFAQWPGYGRAARGHIALQDHGDRVAFRHIRLRELP; via the coding sequence ATGGGTGGCGAGGCCTCCATTGCCCTGCGCGCCGGGGGCTGGACCAGCCTGTTCGATGGCCGGAGCACCGCCGGCTGGCGCGGCTATCACCAGGCCACCGTGCCCGCGGGGTGGACCGTCGTCGACGGCGCGCTCACCCGCACCGGCGAGGGCGGGGACATCATCACGGTCGGGGAGTACGGCAGCTTCGAGCTGGAGCTCGAGTGGCAGGTGGCGCCCGGGGGCAACAGCGGCGTGATGTACCGGGTCACCGAGGAGGGGGAGTACAGCTACCACACCGGGCCCGAGATGCAGATCCTCGACGACGCGGCCCACGCCGATGGCCTCAACCGCCTCACCGCCGCCGGCGCCTGCTACGGCCTCTACGCCGGGCCGGCGGGGGTGGTGAAGCCGGCGGGCGAGTGGAACACCGCGCGGATCGTGGTGCGCGGCAGCCAGGTGGAGCACTGGTTGAACGGCCAGCGGGTGGTGAGCTACGAGCTGGGCAGCGCCGACTGGACCGCCAAGGTGGCGGCGAGCAAGTTCGCCCAGTGGCCCGGCTACGGCCGGGCGGCGCGGGGCCACATCGCGCTGCAGGACCACGGCGACCGCGTGGCGTTCCGGCACATCCGCCTCCGCGAGCTCCCATGA
- a CDS encoding response regulator has product MPRQRTSLAFDTRALQLARDMVFLDAEEAGRRKAERDRQVQTMDVPRLRAIGMPLLAGVALLYDHLAGQDVARTGLLGVGLLTLVYVGLSWLALVRWYRPGARLHLGNVFLAIDLGFIALLMHFTGGTASWFFVALLVRGADMATVGQRAVLWFGVMALACYLGLLGWAIAVGQHHPDWAAEAARIGILLVGHGYFALNARRVEQLRRRTAGVVKVATDLIRELEERGEELEAARERAEEASRVKGQFLANMSHEIRTPMNGVIGMAALLADTRLSSEQAEYVRLLRGSGEALLGIINDILDFSRVEAGKLTLDPKPFDLPALLEGTLGPLRPEAARKQLALALVPDPDVPRLVLGDAGRVRQVLTNLLGNAVKFTARGGVTLRVRTLHASAEGCRIRFEVEDTGPGIDADTLARLFQPFTQADGSTTRRFGGTGLGLAISRMLAELMGGEVGVESHPGQGSTFWVVLPFGPVTAAAAIRAVERAPSVAPPPAAAAHGAEAVRVLLVEDDPLNRYLAERFLAQCGCDVVVAEHGREAVERVGRERFAMVFMDCLMPVLDGYQATREIRAAEPEGRHLPIVALTANAMSGDREKCLAAGMDDFVSKPVSREALQRAVTRWVPVAPFVSSAGDVS; this is encoded by the coding sequence ATGCCCCGACAGCGGACCAGCCTGGCCTTCGATACCCGCGCCCTGCAGCTGGCGCGCGACATGGTCTTCCTCGACGCCGAGGAGGCCGGCCGCCGCAAGGCGGAGCGCGACCGGCAGGTCCAAACCATGGACGTGCCGCGGCTGCGGGCCATCGGCATGCCGCTGCTCGCCGGCGTGGCGCTGCTCTACGACCACCTGGCCGGCCAGGACGTGGCCCGGACCGGCCTGCTGGGCGTTGGGCTCCTGACCCTGGTCTACGTGGGGCTCAGCTGGCTGGCGCTGGTGCGCTGGTACCGGCCGGGCGCCCGGCTCCACCTCGGCAACGTCTTCCTCGCCATCGACCTCGGCTTCATCGCCCTGCTGATGCACTTCACGGGCGGCACCGCGAGCTGGTTCTTCGTGGCGCTCCTGGTGCGGGGCGCCGACATGGCCACGGTGGGACAGCGGGCGGTGCTCTGGTTCGGCGTGATGGCCCTCGCCTGCTACCTCGGCCTGCTCGGCTGGGCCATCGCCGTGGGGCAGCACCACCCCGACTGGGCCGCGGAAGCGGCGCGGATCGGGATCCTGCTGGTCGGGCACGGGTACTTCGCCCTCAACGCCCGGCGGGTGGAGCAGCTGCGCCGGCGCACCGCCGGCGTGGTGAAGGTGGCCACCGACCTGATCCGCGAGCTGGAAGAGCGCGGGGAAGAGCTCGAGGCGGCGCGCGAGCGGGCCGAGGAGGCGAGCCGGGTGAAGGGCCAGTTCCTGGCCAACATGAGCCACGAGATCCGCACCCCGATGAACGGCGTCATCGGGATGGCCGCGCTCCTGGCCGACACCCGGCTCAGCAGCGAGCAGGCCGAGTACGTCCGGCTGCTGCGCGGCTCCGGCGAGGCCTTGCTCGGCATCATCAACGACATCCTGGACTTCTCGCGGGTGGAGGCGGGCAAGCTCACCCTCGACCCGAAGCCGTTCGACCTCCCCGCGCTGCTCGAGGGCACCCTGGGCCCGCTGCGGCCGGAGGCGGCCCGCAAGCAGCTCGCGCTGGCGCTGGTGCCCGACCCCGACGTGCCGCGGCTGGTGCTGGGCGACGCGGGGCGGGTGCGCCAGGTCCTCACCAACCTGCTCGGCAACGCGGTCAAGTTCACCGCGCGGGGCGGCGTCACGCTGCGGGTGCGCACCCTGCACGCCAGCGCGGAGGGCTGCCGCATCCGCTTCGAGGTCGAGGACACCGGGCCGGGGATCGACGCCGACACGCTGGCGCGGCTGTTCCAGCCCTTCACCCAGGCCGACGGCTCCACCACCCGGCGCTTCGGCGGCACCGGGCTCGGCCTGGCCATCTCGCGCATGCTCGCCGAGCTGATGGGGGGCGAGGTCGGGGTGGAGAGCCATCCCGGCCAGGGGAGCACGTTCTGGGTGGTGCTGCCCTTCGGCCCGGTGACGGCGGCGGCGGCGATCCGCGCCGTGGAGCGGGCGCCATCGGTGGCGCCGCCGCCGGCGGCCGCGGCGCATGGGGCGGAGGCGGTGCGGGTGCTGCTGGTGGAGGACGATCCGCTCAACCGGTACCTGGCGGAGCGCTTCCTGGCCCAGTGCGGGTGCGACGTCGTGGTGGCCGAGCACGGCCGCGAGGCGGTGGAGCGGGTGGGCCGCGAGCGCTTCGCGATGGTGTTCATGGACTGCCTGATGCCTGTGCTCGATGGCTACCAGGCCACCCGCGAGATCCGGGCGGCGGAACCCGAAGGACGGCACCTGCCGATCGTGGCCCTCACCGCCAATGCCATGAGCGGCGACCGGGAGAAGTGCCTCGCCGCGGGGATGGATGACTTCGTTTCCAAGCCCGTCTCGCGCGAGGCGCTGCAGCGGGCGGTGACGCGCTGGGTTCCGGTCGCCCCTTTCGTCTCGTCGGCCGGGGACGTATCGTAA
- a CDS encoding gluconate 2-dehydrogenase subunit 3 family protein, protein MDRRELLQLLSATSALAFLPPDLLPAARRLHAAAGPRRALDAEQAALVTLIGDMILPRTDTPSASDVDCTGFVDRLLDAWYPDDERARFLAGLAHLEARATDLHGGRFVTLPEPARVELLTALDTGGGELDTAPGAFRRLKGLVIYGWFTSEAVMTADMAHPMIPGRFDGCIPLRPH, encoded by the coding sequence ATGGACCGGCGCGAACTCCTCCAGCTCCTTTCCGCGACCAGCGCGCTCGCCTTTCTCCCGCCGGACCTCCTCCCGGCGGCCCGGAGGCTCCACGCCGCCGCGGGCCCGCGGCGGGCGCTCGACGCCGAGCAGGCCGCCCTGGTGACCCTGATCGGCGACATGATCCTCCCCCGCACCGACACCCCGTCGGCCTCCGACGTGGACTGCACCGGCTTCGTGGACCGGCTGCTCGACGCCTGGTACCCGGATGACGAGCGGGCCCGCTTCCTGGCGGGCCTGGCCCACCTCGAGGCGCGGGCGACGGACCTGCACGGCGGCCGCTTCGTGACCCTGCCGGAGCCGGCGCGGGTGGAGCTGCTCACCGCCCTCGACACCGGCGGCGGCGAGCTCGACACCGCGCCCGGGGCCTTCCGCCGGCTCAAGGGGCTGGTGATCTACGGCTGGTTCACCTCCGAGGCGGTGATGACCGCCGACATGGCGCACCCGATGATCCCCGGCCGCTTCGACGGCTGCATCCCCCTCCGGCCGCACTGA
- a CDS encoding GMC family oxidoreductase yields the protein MTSTPRQYDAIVVGSGITGGWAAKELCERGLRVLVLEAGREIVPERDYAEHIQAWELPFRGWGDRRTLEREQPIQKNCYACDEWGAKFFVNDLENPYTFDPAQPFHWIRGRHLGGRSIMWGRQVYRWSDLDFEANAREGIGADWPIRYRDIAPWYSHVERFIGVSGMAEGLDQLPDGEFLPPMAFRCAETALREATERTWGRDRVVTMGRCAILTVPHQGRKACHYCGPCERGCITHSYFSSLGSTLPAARQTGRLTIRPDSVVERVLYEPSQRRTATTGAMRATGVRVIDGNTFEVLEFRARLVFVCAGALESTRLLLNSTSRDYPGGLGSSSGELGHNLMDHPFGAGAGGVLPGFEDRTSFGNRPNGIYVPRFRNVKDRQPDFVRGYGFQGGGWRGGFDRSSPGFGAEFKHKLVAAKGPWRLGLGGWGECLPRHDNLVAIDPEVKDKWGIPALRVQCTWGPNELAILKDIQVTAAEMLEAAGATDITTHDDKLPPGLCIHEMGTARMGRDPKTSVLNGWNQVWDAPNVFVTDGACMASSANQNPSITYMALTARAAHHAVELMKRNEL from the coding sequence ATGACGTCCACTCCCCGCCAGTACGACGCGATCGTGGTCGGCTCCGGCATCACCGGGGGCTGGGCCGCCAAGGAGCTGTGCGAGCGTGGCCTCCGGGTGCTGGTGCTGGAGGCGGGCCGCGAGATCGTGCCGGAGCGGGACTACGCCGAGCACATCCAGGCGTGGGAGCTGCCGTTCCGCGGCTGGGGCGACCGCCGCACCCTGGAGCGCGAACAGCCGATCCAGAAGAACTGCTACGCCTGCGACGAGTGGGGCGCGAAGTTCTTCGTGAACGACCTCGAGAATCCCTACACCTTCGACCCCGCGCAGCCCTTCCACTGGATCCGCGGCCGCCACCTCGGCGGGCGCTCGATCATGTGGGGCCGCCAGGTGTACCGCTGGAGCGACCTCGACTTCGAGGCCAACGCCCGCGAGGGCATCGGCGCCGACTGGCCCATCCGCTACCGCGACATCGCGCCCTGGTACAGCCACGTGGAGCGGTTCATCGGCGTCTCGGGGATGGCGGAGGGGCTGGACCAGCTCCCCGACGGCGAGTTCCTCCCGCCGATGGCGTTCCGCTGCGCCGAGACGGCACTGCGCGAGGCCACCGAGCGCACCTGGGGCCGCGACCGGGTGGTGACCATGGGCCGCTGCGCCATCCTCACGGTGCCGCACCAGGGGCGGAAGGCCTGCCACTACTGCGGCCCCTGTGAACGTGGCTGCATCACCCACTCCTACTTCAGCAGCCTCGGCTCCACGCTGCCGGCGGCGCGGCAGACCGGCCGGCTCACCATCCGCCCCGACAGCGTGGTGGAGCGGGTGCTGTACGAGCCGTCGCAGCGCCGCACCGCGACCACCGGCGCCATGCGCGCGACGGGGGTGCGGGTGATCGACGGCAACACCTTCGAGGTGCTCGAGTTCCGCGCCCGGCTGGTGTTCGTCTGCGCCGGCGCGCTCGAGTCCACCCGGCTGCTGCTCAACTCCACCAGCCGGGATTATCCCGGCGGCCTGGGCAGCAGCAGCGGCGAGCTGGGCCACAACCTGATGGACCATCCCTTCGGCGCGGGCGCCGGCGGGGTGCTGCCGGGGTTCGAGGACCGGACCTCCTTCGGCAACCGGCCCAATGGGATCTACGTGCCGCGCTTCCGCAACGTGAAGGACCGGCAGCCGGACTTCGTGCGGGGCTACGGCTTCCAGGGGGGCGGGTGGCGAGGCGGGTTCGACCGCTCGAGCCCCGGCTTCGGCGCCGAGTTCAAGCACAAGCTGGTCGCGGCGAAGGGGCCGTGGCGGCTGGGCCTCGGCGGCTGGGGCGAGTGCCTGCCGCGGCACGACAACCTCGTGGCGATCGATCCCGAGGTGAAGGACAAGTGGGGCATCCCCGCGCTGCGGGTGCAGTGCACCTGGGGCCCCAACGAGCTGGCCATCCTCAAGGACATCCAGGTCACCGCGGCCGAGATGCTCGAGGCCGCCGGCGCCACCGACATCACCACCCACGACGACAAGCTCCCCCCAGGCCTCTGCATCCACGAGATGGGCACCGCCCGCATGGGCCGCGACCCGAAGACCTCGGTGCTCAACGGCTGGAACCAGGTCTGGGACGCGCCCAACGTCTTCGTGACCGATGGCGCCTGCATGGCCAGCTCGGCCAACCAGAATCCGTCGATCACCTACATGGCCCTGACGGCCCGTGCCGCGCATCACGCGGTGGAGCTGATGAAGAGGAATGAACTATGA
- a CDS encoding sugar phosphate isomerase/epimerase produces the protein MSDGSAARRLGGACDRRDFLGTLAAGLLLPGLTPAAEPPNRRAAEPPSRPFGLQLYAVRDAAQRDLAGTLKALAAMGYHEVELAGLYGKTAAEFRAALDTAGLQAPAGHVGIPALTDQLEQTIADAKVLGHRYLILPWVGEEYRTADGWQRAADLLNHAGERCRQAGLTVGYHNHGFEFAPLPEGADAPFTSGYTALLRLTDPALVVFELDLFWARQGGADALAFFSGFPGRFRAVHVKDMAADGTMVDVGAGVMDWPVLLGAARSAGVTHFFAEHDEAKDQLAFARASAAYMQTLRY, from the coding sequence ATGAGCGACGGCTCGGCGGCTCGGCGGCTTGGCGGCGCGTGTGATCGTCGGGACTTCCTCGGCACCCTGGCCGCAGGCCTCCTGCTGCCCGGACTCACCCCCGCGGCCGAGCCGCCGAACCGCCGAGCCGCCGAACCGCCGAGCCGCCCCTTCGGCCTTCAGCTCTACGCCGTGCGCGACGCCGCCCAGCGGGACCTCGCCGGCACCCTGAAGGCACTGGCGGCGATGGGCTACCACGAGGTGGAGCTGGCGGGGCTGTACGGGAAGACGGCGGCGGAGTTCCGCGCGGCGCTCGACACCGCCGGTCTCCAGGCCCCGGCGGGCCACGTGGGCATCCCGGCGCTCACCGACCAGCTGGAGCAGACCATCGCCGACGCGAAGGTCCTGGGCCACCGCTACCTGATCCTGCCGTGGGTGGGGGAGGAGTACCGGACCGCCGACGGCTGGCAGCGCGCCGCCGACCTGCTCAATCATGCGGGTGAACGCTGCCGCCAGGCCGGGCTCACGGTGGGGTACCACAACCACGGCTTCGAGTTTGCCCCCCTGCCGGAGGGCGCCGACGCACCGTTCACCTCCGGCTACACCGCGCTGCTCCGGCTCACCGACCCGGCGCTGGTGGTGTTCGAGCTGGACCTCTTCTGGGCCCGGCAGGGCGGCGCCGACGCGCTGGCCTTCTTCAGCGGCTTCCCCGGCCGCTTCCGCGCGGTGCACGTGAAGGACATGGCCGCCGACGGGACGATGGTGGACGTGGGTGCCGGGGTGATGGACTGGCCGGTGCTGCTGGGCGCGGCCCGGAGCGCCGGCGTCACCCACTTCTTCGCCGAGCACGACGAGGCGAAGGACCAGCTGGCCTTTGCCCGGGCGAGCGCGGCCTACATGCAGACGCTTCGGTACTGA
- a CDS encoding family 3 adenylate cyclase, with product MPRFNPTRFPPGFFDLPPDAGQRLPLDVIAAWTRSEQTHARACALLAPCTLRGLVVCTDTAGLTRLSAERSLIEILAMVSRPKELVHAYGRAIGGQPIGVWAADNTQMFFPEGVAPDHVVGMLLTLMDRIRAECEVGIGVCVHEGVFYELGQSLYGPDADRVEAIAEDFTAAHELVVTGEAARRLGETAHFLYEPRADLAERFGEVRRVVDGPRLGGIAASDFRYPLPFTEEFFGGLGEFQRTRRTSVVPRPAYRDLAVVVIDVEREDREVPELAALNDLALAAAVTRLGNSLVEDLAGAEVKSTTGTSIYHFDGARQALAFARKLRDTLAAQGVQLRVGIDVGRVLLFELGPGLRDVAGSPVNVAAKLAQDAGVFGVIHLTAAAARQAGLPDVTAARAVRVGGVTIEAVAV from the coding sequence ATGCCCCGCTTCAATCCCACGCGGTTCCCCCCCGGGTTCTTCGACCTCCCGCCCGATGCCGGCCAGCGGCTGCCGCTGGACGTCATCGCCGCGTGGACCCGCAGCGAGCAGACCCACGCGCGCGCCTGCGCGCTGCTGGCGCCGTGCACGCTGCGCGGGCTGGTGGTCTGCACCGACACCGCGGGGCTCACCCGGCTCTCGGCGGAGCGGTCGCTCATCGAGATCCTGGCGATGGTGAGCCGGCCCAAGGAGCTGGTGCACGCCTATGGGCGGGCCATCGGCGGGCAGCCCATCGGCGTCTGGGCGGCGGACAACACCCAGATGTTCTTCCCTGAGGGCGTGGCGCCGGACCACGTGGTGGGCATGCTGCTGACCTTGATGGACCGGATCCGCGCCGAGTGCGAGGTGGGGATCGGCGTCTGTGTGCACGAGGGGGTGTTCTACGAGCTGGGCCAGAGCCTCTACGGCCCCGACGCCGACCGGGTGGAGGCGATCGCGGAGGACTTCACCGCGGCCCACGAGCTGGTGGTCACCGGCGAGGCGGCCCGCCGGCTGGGCGAGACGGCGCACTTCCTTTACGAGCCACGCGCGGACCTGGCGGAGCGCTTCGGCGAGGTGCGGCGGGTGGTGGATGGGCCGCGGCTCGGCGGGATCGCCGCGAGCGACTTCCGCTACCCGCTCCCCTTCACGGAGGAGTTCTTCGGCGGGCTCGGGGAGTTCCAGCGCACCCGGCGGACCTCCGTGGTGCCGCGCCCGGCCTACCGCGACCTGGCGGTGGTGGTCATCGACGTGGAGCGGGAGGACCGCGAGGTGCCGGAGCTGGCCGCGCTCAACGACCTGGCGCTCGCCGCGGCGGTGACGCGGCTGGGCAACTCGCTGGTCGAGGACCTGGCCGGGGCGGAGGTCAAGTCCACCACCGGCACCAGCATCTATCACTTTGACGGGGCGCGGCAGGCGCTGGCCTTTGCGCGGAAGCTGCGCGATACCCTCGCCGCGCAGGGGGTGCAGCTGCGGGTGGGGATCGACGTGGGCCGGGTGCTGCTGTTCGAGCTCGGCCCCGGCCTGCGCGACGTGGCCGGCTCCCCGGTCAACGTGGCCGCCAAGCTGGCGCAGGACGCCGGCGTCTTCGGCGTGATCCACCTCACCGCCGCCGCCGCGCGGCAGGCCGGCCTCCCCGACGTGACCGCGGCGCGCGCGGTGCGGGTCGGGGGCGTGACGATCGAGGCGGTGGCCGTCTAG